A segment of the Crassostrea angulata isolate pt1a10 chromosome 10, ASM2561291v2, whole genome shotgun sequence genome:
AGTTTTGTTGTTATATGCTTACCGTAAGTCTCCGCGTGAATCGCTACACTGTGGTAATGTCATTAGGAGTAATTCAATAATTGGACTCTTGCGTGAAAAATTCCATTTTGTCAAAGAACTCTAACCTTGATGTCCGCTATACTTGTACTGGAAGATCTAAAGATATGTCTCTCTAAGATCACCTGGTATTGTAGACAGATGGATTTTAAAGACTTAAGAGTGTGACTCTTGTAAATATTTGCTGTTCTTGATGTTTGAATATTAATATAGATCCGAGAATTGACGATTTACTCTGCGTTTTAAAAACCGGCCCTTTGTCCCCCCTTCTCAAAGACGAGTTGGCACTTAAAGGGCGTAAAATCGGTTAGAACCCAATCTGCGCATGTTTTGTTGTCTTTTGGTATGTTTAGTTAATGCACTGAATGGACTGTAAACAAAAATACCCATTTCAAGTTATATTCATTATAGAATAATTCTGTATTGGCCTGGAATCTCGGTCCGTGAATTCCTTTGTAAGAATCGTTCGTTGTTCAGTATTCGGTTGAAAGAATCACAGTGACACATTAAGCTTCTGTGAATatcaattgttttaaatttttcatgttAATTATCCAATCAATGCGAGTTTAATTTTCCAGGTAACTTTCTTTCGCCTATTTCATGCTTATATGATAAATTATTCATGCTCTTTTTATTCAAACGTTTTACAGTATACCCCCCAGCCGATACATGAGACGTGCACCTAGATTTAAATGTCCTTTGAATCAATCATTTGATTGCTATCGTTCTTCAGACATACTTCTAAAGAACGGGCCTCGTAGGTTCAAAACAAAGATGGCGCGGTTGTAATGTCCCGGGGAGGAAGGtttgttctttttaaaatttgtctgcgtaaaattaaccaaaataatattgatttatGGTCGTTTTATTTAACGAGTTTATTGACAAAACAGTGCAGTATATTTGCAGTTACTCGGCGAGTATTTTTGCTTCCTGGTTCCTTATCTTTTAGAAAAACACTGAAATGAATGACTACTGAAGAACAAGGAAAGGGTTTGGTAATAACACAGCAATGGGGAACAAAACCTCGCGCCTGAAGCCTTCCGCCATCGAGGACCTACAGAGGAGCGGTGTGGATTTCAGTGCTGACGAAATCCAGGAGTGGTATGAGGAATATAACAGAAGCTGTCGGTTTGGTCGCTACCTCACCGTCAAAGAGTTCAAGGACGTTTACTCCAGGATCTTTGGGGGAGACGCCTCGGCTTTCGCCGAACACGTGTTTCGAACTTTTGACGCAGACAAGAATGGTAGAGTGGATTTCAAAGAGTTCCTCATAGGGCTGAGCGTGACGTCGAGTAGTGACgtcaaaaagaaattgaaatgggCATTCAATATGTACGATATTGACGGAAATGGTTTCATTGATAAACAGGAAATGATATCTATGATGAGGGTAAGTTTGAGCATCGTTCATTGATAAACAGGAAATGATATCTTTGATGAGGGTAAGTGTGGGCATCGTTCATTGATAAACAGGAAATGATATCTATGATGAGGGTAAGTGTGGGCATCGTTCATTGATAAACAGGAAATGATATCTATGATGAGGGTAAGTGTGAGCATCGTTCATTGATAAACAGGAAATGATATCTATGATGAGGGTAAGTGTGAGCATCGTTCATTGATAAACAGGAAATGATATCTATGATGAGGGCAAGTGTGAGCATCGTTCATTTTAGCGGATATGAAGAGTTCGAGTTTTCCAAAGGCCGATTTATGTGCGAATTATCTCTAGGTCGTCTCTATTGAGATAAGTTTGAGCATGCGTCcaattgtattaattttctttatcaatTTAAATGGAAGCAAAGTTTAGAGTTGTTACAAGCATGATATGTTATAATTACTTGTTTATATTATAAGactaatttaaaatttgatatcacGTATTTCAATTCCTTTACTGATAGGCCTACACTTTTagattgttaaaaatgttaaaaaaatattttataccaaatacatgtatacaaaaaacaTACAACACATCATTGTTTATATGTATCAAACTATGTTGAAAATCCTTGCAAACTTTATACTTTGTATATTTCGTTTCTGAGTCAAAGGAATTAATAAATTTGATGTTTGTAAATACTAAATGACTCAGTGaatgaatattaaatccgactttttcacaaatttgttaaaatgttgtagccccccccccccctcccctaatATATCGATATATTTTACCGTATTTCAGACGGTTTACAAGACgatacctctctctctctctctctctctttttctgtCGCTCTCATTCTCTCTCCCTGCTCCTCCTCTCTCATACGAaatgactctctctctctctcgttttgagttgaatgttttttttgtgttttaggCGGTATACAAGATGacgtctctctctctcgttttatGTTGAATGTTTTCTGTGTTTCAGGCGGTATACAAGATGACGCCTTCAATCAAAAAGCCAGACGACGTGAGTACGCCGGAAAAAATGACAAAGAAATTATTCGCAAAAATGGACGCTAATGGTGATGGTGAGATTTCCTGGGAAGAATTTTATGACGGAGCTATGAAAGATTCGCTAGTTCTAGCCATGTTACAACTTAACCCCGATTAGTGCTAGCTTTATACGTAGATTGCTCTTCATTAACATTTGATGAATTTATATCTGTTTGAACATTGTATATCTTGTTATCAATATTCAAGTATTCATCCAATAGCAGGATTCAGATGTAATGTACGTATATCTTTAACACATGTCTTTTAATTCCTGTCCCTAAATTCCTGTCTTTTTAAATTGCATGACATGTATATTAGCATTCTTCCCTAAAATATGCATTTCTTGTAGTATGTACAGAatgttgaaaatttacatttggatcactgtaaatgtaaattttaaaacttccaGTTTCTTTGCATGTTGAAATGGAATATTTTATTGATGTGAATAACAAATATTACtttatatcaaaaagttttatcttataatatatgtatatgttgttagaatttaaaaaaaaaaaccaaaaaattataagaatTGATTTCTGAGTCTTTTGTGCCAGCAACGCAAACAGTGGGACGTGTTGAAAATTATAGCAATAACCTACCATTACATAGAggaatacataaataaatagaaagTATTGGGCTAGATAAACAAGTTCAATGATCGACGTTAATAACTTTATGAAGGATTCCGCCTATTCTTAAATATGAATGTGATAAAAATTGTTGaaccttattttttaaaataatcaattaaatatttattacccttgaaaaaaaaaacgcatAAAAATATACACCTCTTTTTAACTGATGCAAGCCAACGTGAGCAATATAAGCTATTTCATATCATTGTATGTATCAATGTAAAGTGAAAGGAATATATGGTCTTTTTCAAAGCTTTACTCCTttcattgagagagagagagagagagagagagagagagaattgcaCAGAAATACAACCCAGTACAAGGTAGTTGGTGATTCATTTAAAGTTTCTAAACAGGAGCTGTCAGAGTATTCTAATCTCAAATAGAATTACCcaacaaaaactgaaataaaagcTTTTAATATAATCCCAGAATAACAAACGGGCATTGCCATAAATCTGGAATATTCAATAGATTTTTGCATAACCAGTGTTGTGTACAACGCATATTCTTTCTTCCTGGTTTTTAACAAAGATTGCAATCccttacttttttataattacTGATTCTCAGTGATACCGGGTATTTATGTACAGtcatatatcatttaaaaatattatctcCTGATAGGAAGCATGAactcttctgttgataatttGTTTACCCTTTTTTCACATGTTTTCTTGAACATTTtaatattgacaaaaaataattctatcTACACAAGTCTGCGGATATGAAAACGTTTTTATCCTTGTAATACATATACTGTACCatcaaagaagaaaaatattttgtacaaatataaacCACATATACACAGTTCATACATATTCAAACAGCACAGAAGTCTCTGAGTAAAGATAAACAACATTTGGCTCgagtattacaaaatatcttttaaaaaatgacaaatattaaaacaaaaaagtgaaTTAGCGAGTGTGTAACCACGTGCGTCTTTTTTGTTCTCGTGAGATGAATGACGTCGACCGCGTGAGGTCAATTACGCGAGGGTAGCCTGATGTCTTGTATTCTTTTGTTGGTCTTTCTGAGGTAAACAAATATTCCGATAGCTGTTAGGAGTACTCCAACAATTAGCATAGCAACAGCTATTCCAGCAACAGAACCTAGTCgaaaaaaataagcaaaccTGTCAAATAGCTAGCAACAAGtgcaaatattgataaaaaatcagCCGATCGGAAtctaaaaaagcgtaaattgctccaacccaggttatacgagtataacttgggtagatattgagttcattacttataatttaattttctgcaatttgctgtacaaattgagtacgttttacttttaaaactgatattaatctgttcaaaatccaaacgtaacgtcaagcgaattagtacgtttttgacgttggtgcattgtgtcGTGTCTTGTGaggtgcaaaccaggttatacaaatttaactatttttttctatccaatcaaatgccgcgttacgaCCAGAATTTAATTACTGTACATTATTTCTAAAATCACAGTGTTTTTGTTGAGTTTTACCCGAAAGTAATGGGAAGCGACTGGTAAGACTTACT
Coding sequences within it:
- the LOC128166257 gene encoding neurocalcin-delta-like — encoded protein: MGNKTSRLKPSAIEDLQRSGVDFSADEIQEWYEEYNRSCRFGRYLTVKEFKDVYSRIFGGDASAFAEHVFRTFDADKNGRVDFKEFLIGLSVTSSSDVKKKLKWAFNMYDIDGNGFIDKQEMISMMRAVYKMTPSIKKPDDVSTPEKMTKKLFAKMDANGDGEISWEEFYDGAMKDSLVLAMLQLNPD